The following are encoded together in the Anopheles nili chromosome 3, idAnoNiliSN_F5_01, whole genome shotgun sequence genome:
- the LOC128727576 gene encoding dnaJ homolog subfamily C member 2 codes for MAASDKSKRPSPAVLTVALRTNFDLRRISAGDGWDEGLEFLQHLHETKPIDPECPPTKDELIAAGKLPKDDTQQTAVDPEALFEEFFKVDIEYLKSLDPKDWKNQDHYAVLGLKGMRFEATDEDIKRAYRKIVLKHHPDKRKALGEEVKQDDDYFHCITMAYETLGTLKNRRAFDSIDPEFDDALPSQAEVEKDFFASLRDVFKRNSRWNESRKAAPQLGHDNTTREAVEDFYDFWYNFQSWREFSYLDEEDKEKGQDREERRWIEKQNKAIRLKRKKEESARIRSLVDLAYNNDPRVVRFKREEKERKLAAKRAKQTAYQVQKAEEERLAKEAAEAKQRAEEAEQKRIEQIQIERERTKRILKKERKVFRDTAKGKNYYASNDKERLKHLEGVEKLIESFKLLELQDFNKELANGGRDVFVKALNELEAKLESERIAAQQTAQIPNNAGLKVVNRKAMWSHDNVQLLIKAVNLFPAGTISRWDVIANYLNQHGTGLGDMRFYAKDALNKAKELQGGDFSKSDLKTVVNQQAYESFERSKKDLKIIDNSEISMKEAAAEENGKEKGQSEAKHNGKQQQAVEKKSNPHVMMVNGESKGHGTGPNGSASEGKENRNKQPKQMKEMSPAAGAGVIPVVNGTEDNNKTSAAPVVSNPEAKAKPASASTKKDKEANRVWSKEEQALLEQAIKTYPVSCGPDRWDRIAECIPNRTKKDCMRRVKELVDLVNAKREAQQSVK; via the exons ATGGCAGCCAGCGATAAAAGCAAACGACCGTCGCCAGCGGTTCTAACCGTCGCCTTACGCACGAATTTTGACCTTCGTCGAATCTCAGCCGGCGATGGCTGGGATGAGGGCCTCGAGTTCTTACAGCATctgcacgaaacgaaaccaatcgATCCCGAATGCCCGCCCACAAAGGATGAGCTGATCGCCGCGGGCAAGTTGCCGAAAGATGATACGCAACAGACGGCCGTTGATCCGGAGGCACTGTTCGAAGAGTTTTTCAAGGTTGACATCGAATATCTCAAGAGTTTAGATCCGAAGGATTGGAAAAACCAGGATCACTACGCAGTACTCGGACTGAAAGGGATGCG GTTTGAAGCCACCGATGAGGACATAAAACGCGCATACCGTAAGATAGTATTGAAACACCATCCAGACAAGCGGAAAGCGCTCGGTGAAGAGGTGAAGCAAGATGACGATTATTTCCACTGCATAACCATGGCGTACGAGACGCTCGGTACGCTGAAAAACCGTCGCGCTTTCGATTCAATCGACCCCGAGTTTGATGATGCCCTGCCGTCTCAGGCTGAGGTGGAGAAGGATTTCTTCGCATCGCTACGGGACGTGTTCAAACGCAACTCGCGTTGGAATGAATCGCGAAAGGCTGCCCCCCAGCTGGGCCATGATAACACGACCCGCGAGGCGGTGGAAGACTTTTACGACTTTTGGTACAACTTCCAGAGCTGGCGCGAGTTTAGCTACCTTGACGAGGAGGATAAGGAAAAGGGACAAGATCGCGAGGAGCGGCGCTGGattgagaaacaaaacaaagccattcGACTGAAGCGCAAGAAGGAAGAGTCGGCCCGAATACGCTCACTGGTTGATCTGGCGTACAACAACGATCCGCGCGTGGTGCGTTTCAAGCGAGAGGAAAAGGAACGCAAGCTGGCGGCGAAACGCGCCAAACAGACTGCCTATCAGGTCCagaaagcagaagaagaacgtCTGGCCAAGGAGGCTGCCGAAGCGAAGCAACGCGCGGAAGAAGCTGAGCAGAAGCGCATTGAGCAAATTCAAATCGAGCGCGAACGAACAAAGCGTATACTGAAAAAAGAGCGCAAGGTATTTCGTGACACGGCCAAGGGCAAGAACTATTACGCTTCGAACGACAAGGAGCGCCTGAAGCATCTCGAGGGCGTAGAGAAGTTAATCGAATCGTTCAAGTTGCTCGAGCTGCAAGATTTCAACAAGGAGCTAGCGAACGGTGGCCGTGACGTATTCGTAAAGGCGCTGAACGAGTTAGAGGCGAAGCTGGAGAGCGAACGTATTGCCGCCCAGCAGACGGCACAGATACCAAACAACGCCGGGCTGAAGGTGGTCAATCGGAAGGCCATGTGGTCGCACGACAACGTGCAGCTGCTGATCAAAGCCGTTAACCTGTTCCCAGCTGGAACGATATCCCGCTGGGACGTGATAGCGAACTACCTGAATCAGCATGGTACGGGGCTGGGCGATATGCGCTTCTACGCGAAGGATGCCCTAAACAAGGCGAAGGAGTTGCAGGGAGGCGACTTTTCCAAGAGTGACCTTAAAACGGTGGTTAACCAACAGGCGTACGAGTCATTCGAGCGCAGCAAAAAGGATCTCAAGATCATCGACAACTCGGAGATCAGCATGAAGGAGGCGGCGGCTGAGGAGAACGGCAAGGAGAAAGGCCAATCAGAGGCAAAACACAACGGCAAGCAGCAACAGGCAGTGGAAAAGAAGTCAAACCCCCACGTGATGATGGTGAACGGCGAGTCGAAAGGACACGGTACCGGCCCGAATGGAAGCGCATCCGAGGGCAAGGAAAACCGCAACAAGCAGCCGAAACAAATGAAGGAAATGTCCCCGGCGGCTGGTGCTGGGGTGATCCCGGTGGTGAACGGCACAGAGGACAACAATAAGACCTCCGCGGCTCCGGTGGTTTCAAATCCGGAAGCAAAGGCGAAACCGGCCAGTGCTTCTACCAAAAAAGACAAGGAAGCAAACCGGGTGTGGAGCAAAGAAGAACAAGCCCTGCTCGAGCAAGCCATCAAGACGTACCCGGTGTCGTGTGGTCCGGATCGTTGGGATCGGATAGCGGAATGCATACCGAACAGAACGAAAAAGGATTGCATGCGGCGGGTGAAGGAGCTGGTCGATCTGGTCAACGCAAAGCGAGAGGCACAGCAAAGCGTCAAGTAG
- the LOC128722610 gene encoding integrator complex subunit 14: protein MPTIIALDVSLSMTRPIPSQSNTGTPGNGGSENVMTYHQLAVLGINSILDYLSKHARLEFVSMIIYSSLFEVVVDFTRDYDAIRQALHKIEHYDKTSLENVLVAVNNAFKAHWGSQNYCQIIFVTDCGVGIGPSSLKNTIINIQTYKAACLAAVTAAAATSSKTDCLKSPGKAAAVIPQPSDNQWVGFSYPSKLSFVCLGSLATDSAFRCGTKLYQQLLDVSGQKGQLFIPRMKHDESVGSDETTLPATGDDGEDVMKQLTRSSALEAFEAMCDTNYRQFEATLRCGGYFRLEDPVIVWPAPLAYTARDVLGVETTKLMSRRLEVCGFLSMSDIGSPMSVSRHLILPRNASPSSSEHADGAKTSVTSGGKNGHALPSAEERLEADIKAFYTKPDSGSASEHHQHDEHTIDGADVNKESVCVLLHGALKVENMAALVLLGDAWYGFIYSYADGKKKWNLMLNVLPPGNDVVPWLGDLRYLGTLEDAFPGENPAFPIKSEKRSYSQNIVVWIRQAGLQSDIQKVLRHAKKLPEKTQHFYKELNRIRRAALSLGFVELLEGLAHIFEREIGTLPLSASPDCSMQLNHAAMELRKPVNRDMKSMIHALPTQYNQLG from the exons CAATCTAACACCGGTACGCCTGGTAATGGAGGTTCCGAGAATGTGATGACTTACCATCAGCTGGCGGTTTTGGGCATTAATTCCATTCTGGATTACCTTTCGAAGCATGCGCGCCTCGAGTTTGTTTCAATG ATCATCTATTCGTCGCTGttcgaggtggtggtggatttcACTCGCGATTACGATGCGATCCGGCAGGCGCTGCACAAAATCGAACATTACGACAAGACGAGTCTCGAGAACGTGCTGGTGGCGGTTAACAACGCATTTAAGGCGCACTGGGGCAGCCAGAACTACTGCCAGATCATCTTCGTCACCGATTGCGGCGTGGGTATTGGACCGAGTTCGCTCAAGAACACGATCATCAACATCCAAACCTACAAGGCGGCCTGTTTGGCAGCGGTCACGGCCGCAGCAGCGACCTCTTCCAAAACCGACTGCTTAAAGTCACCCGGGAAAGCGGCCGCAGTAATTCCGCAACCATCCGACAACcagtgggttggtttttcctatCCGAGCAAGCTGTCATTCGTGTGTCTGGGCAGTCTGGCGACGGATTCGGCATTTCGCTGTGGCACGAAGCTTTACCAGCAGCTACTCGATGTCAGTGGACAGAAGGGGCAACTCTTTATCCCACGCATGAAGCACGACGAGTCGGTTGGCTCGGATGAAACCACTTTGCCAGCCACGGGAGACGACGGTGAGGATGTCATGAAGCAGCTTACACGATCGTCCGCACTGGAGGcgttcgaagcgatgtgcgacaCCAACTACCGACAGTTCGAAGCTACGCTGCGCTGTGGAGGATACTTCCGACTGGAAGACCCCGTTATCGTATGGCCTGCACCGCTAGCGTACACCGCACGAGACGTTCTCGGAGTTGAGACTACAAAGCTGATGTCACGACGGTTGGAAGTTTGCGGTTTTCTCAGCATGTCGGACATCGGTTCCCCGATGTCTGTTAGCAGACATTTGATTTTACCGCGCAACGCCAGTCCATCGTCATCGGAGCATGCAGACGGAGCGAAAACATCCGTCACATCAGGAGGCAAAAATGGACATGCCCTTCCCAGCGCCGAGGAACGTCTTGAGGCAGATATCAAAGCGTTTTACACGAAACCGGACAGTGGCAGTGCGTCGGAACACCACCAGCACGACGAGCACACCATTGATGGGGCCGACGTTAACAAGGAATcggtgtgtgtgctgttgcaCGGTGCGCTAAAGGTGGAAAATATGGCCGCACTGGTGCTACTTGGTGACGCCTGGTATGGCTTCATTTACTCGTACGCGGATGGCAAGAAAAAGTGGAATCTCATGCTTAACGTGCTGCCACCGGGTAACGACGTGGTGCCCTGGCTGGGCGATTTACGCTATCTTGGGACGCTGGAGGATGCGTTCCCGGGTGAGAATCCCGCGTTCCCGATCAAGTCGGAAAAACGCAGCTACTCGCAAAACATCGTCGTTTGGATTCGGCAGGCGGGTTTGCAGTCGGACATACAGAAGGTGCTGCGGCATGCGAAGAAGTTGCccgaaaaaacgcaacatttcTACAAGGAGCTTAACCGCATCCGAAGGGCAGCCTTGTCGCTCGGTTTCGTCGAACTGTTGGAAGGACTGGCGCATATATTTGAGCGGGAAATAGGCACGCTTCCGTTGAGTGCCTCGCCGGACTGTTCTATGCAGCTGAACCACGCTGCCATGGAGTTGCGCAAGCCGGTCAACCGCGACATGAAATCCATGATCCACGCCCTCCCGACGCAGTATAACCAGCTAGGAtag
- the LOC128726469 gene encoding homeobox protein meis3-A-like, which yields MQENSVTAVPVSAVTASGLGAINSSNSNNSSTSSSSTSGTGGMVGSTVNSGNNNGTNGSTSGPGSGPISASTGSGSSTISPHGLSDIDQAQFEADKRAVYKHPLFSLLALLLEKCEQATQGYIPSSSSASSPNGSSNNGTSDGDSFSRDIQAFVQLLEKEKRPLLTNNSELDGLMIKALQVLRIHLLELEKVQELCRDFCTRYIACLRSKMQSENLLRSDYALEHNNNLSNSNSPINSPEQDLSGSAQGYYQSTDYLQGSDTSEYSNMQAKGGLLSNSYGTGIQTTNSQHPVRPLHHHQVPATAMEAISADLQQSLSPNNIATVPETTTAMQDTSLAMSSLAGGLTAGLSALSSGLSVVHDGTANLLPSDLTVAAASMAMAFQQQQQQQHQQHHVYQHLSGGMLPNAGTMPGNALGCPPTIALTSPLDIYAGQLSPCGSSDELDSELDSPGDGDSGSGKRQKRGILPKHATSVMRAWLFQHLVHPYPTEDEKRAIAAQTNLTLLQVNNWFINARRRILLPMLENASDNSGE from the exons atgcaggaaaacagcgTCACGGCGGTTCCGGTGTCGGCGGTGACGGCATCCGGTCTGGGTGcgatcaacagcagcaacagcaacaacagcagcaccagcagcagcagcaccagtggCACCGGCGGCATGGTCGGCAGCACAGTCAACAGCGGCAACAACAATGGCACCAACGGCAGCACCAGTGGCCCTGGCAGTGGGCCAATTTCGGCCTCGACGGGCTCTGGCAGCTCGACGATCTCACCACATGGCCTCAGCGACATCGATCAGGCACAGTTTGAGGCGGACAAACGGGCGGTCTACAA ACATCCACTGTTTTCCCTGCTGGCGTTGCTGCTGGAAAAATGTGAACAGGCCACGCAAGGCTACATACCATCTTCGTCTTCCGCCTCGAGTCCAAACGGATCCTCCAACAATGGCACCAGCGATGGGGACAGCTTCTCCCGAGATATTCAG GCCTTCGTGCAGCTgctggagaaagaaaagcgtccACTGCTGACCAACAACAGCGAGCTGGACGGGCTGATGATAAAGGCACTGCAAGTGCTGCGAATACACCTGCTCGAGCTGGAAAAGGTGCAGGAGCTGTGCCGGGACTTTTGCACGCGCTACATTGCCTGCCTTCGGAGTAAGATGCAGTCGGAGAACCTGCTTCGGTCAGACTACGCGCTGGAGCACAATAACAACCTCTCGAATTCGAACAGTCCCATCAACAGCCCCGAGCAG GACCTTTCCGGAAGCGCACAAGGTTACTACCAGAGTACGGACTATCTGCAGGGCAGTGACACCAGCGAGTACAGCAATATGCAAG CTAAGGGAGGCTTATTGAGCAACTCCTACGGTACTGGGATACAGACAACCAACTCTCAGCATCCGGTGCGTCCTCTCCATCACCATCAAGTGCCAGCGACTGCTATGGAAGCAATATCAGCGGACCTGCAGCAATCGCTCTCACCCAACAATATTGCCACTGTGCCTGAAACCACCACGGCCATGCAAGACACCTCGCTTGCGATGAGTTCCTTAGCCGGTGGCCTTACTGCTGGACTGTCCGCCCTATCGTCCGGGTTGTCGGTGGTGCATGATGGTACGGCGAATTTGCTGCCCTCAGACTTAACTGTGGCCGCCGCCAGCATGGCCATGgcattccagcagcagcaacagcagcaacaccagcaacatcaCGTGTACCAGCACCTTTCCGGAGGTATGCTTCCCAATGCCGGGACGATGCCTGGCAATGCGCTCGGTTGTCCACCGACAATTGCACTAACCTCTCCGCTCGACATCTACGCCGGTCAACTGTCACCGTGCGGAAGTTCCGACGAGCTTGATTCCGAGCTCGATTCGCCCGGGGATGGTGATTCGGGTTCCGGCAAGCGCCAAAAGCGTGGCATCCTGCCCAAGCATGCGACCAGCGTTATGCGGGCGTGGTTATTCCAACACCTAGTC CATCCCTATCCTACTGAGGATGAGAAGCGAGCAATAGCAGCACAAACCAATCTCACGTTATTGCAA GTAAACAATTGGTTTATTAATGCTCGCCGGCGCATTTTGCTGCCGATGCTGGAGAATGCCTCCGACAACTCTGGGGAATAA